The Pseudomonas iranensis genome includes a window with the following:
- a CDS encoding GNAT family N-acetyltransferase yields MSEALSIHHDQAGHQFETTVDGHRAYLTYMDLGKQTLDIYRTFVPNALRGRGIAAALTERALQYAEEMGYTVIPSCSYVERYMERHQRRAAKI; encoded by the coding sequence ATGAGCGAGGCGTTGTCCATCCACCATGACCAGGCTGGTCATCAATTCGAGACCACTGTGGACGGTCATCGTGCTTACCTGACCTACATGGATCTGGGCAAGCAGACCCTGGATATCTACCGCACCTTCGTGCCTAATGCCCTGCGCGGCCGTGGCATTGCCGCAGCGCTGACTGAACGCGCGCTGCAATACGCCGAAGAAATGGGCTACACGGTGATCCCGTCTTGCTCCTACGTCGAGCGCTACATGGAACGCCATCAGCGTCGCGCCGCGAAGATCTGA
- the oprI gene encoding outer membrane lipoprotei OprI: MNNVLKFSALALAAVLATGCSSASKETEARLTATEDAAARSQARADEAYRKADEALAAAQKAQQTADEANERALRMLEKASRK; encoded by the coding sequence ATGAACAACGTTCTGAAATTCTCTGCTCTGGCTCTGGCCGCAGTTCTGGCTACCGGTTGCAGCAGCGCATCGAAAGAAACCGAAGCACGTCTGACCGCTACTGAAGACGCAGCTGCTCGCTCCCAGGCTCGTGCAGACGAAGCTTACCGTAAAGCTGATGAAGCTCTGGCTGCTGCTCAAAAAGCACAACAGACTGCTGACGAAGCTAACGAGCGTGCTCTGCGCATGCTGGAAAAAGCTAGCCGCAAGTAA
- a CDS encoding 5'-nucleotidase, giving the protein MANNIDDKLVLAISSRALFDLSESHKVYLSSGVEAYRQYQIEHEDEILAPGDAFPLVEKLLSLNSRLGRARVEVILVSRNSADTGLRVFNSIHHYGLAISRAAFVGGRSPYPYLKAFGCDLFLSTHAEDVRAALDAGFAAATILSGGASRAASDELRIAFDGDAVIFSDESERVYQSGGLEAFQAKERESAREPLRGGPFKGFLAALNLLQREFPDDDCPIRTALVTARSAPAHERVIRTLREWDIRLDESLFLGGLTKSAFLEAFAADVFFDDQTGHCELAREVVATGHVPHGISNEPSI; this is encoded by the coding sequence ATGGCCAATAACATCGATGACAAACTGGTGCTGGCGATTTCCTCGCGGGCCTTGTTCGACCTGAGCGAAAGCCACAAGGTCTACCTGTCGAGCGGCGTCGAAGCCTATCGGCAATATCAGATCGAGCACGAAGACGAAATCCTCGCGCCGGGCGATGCGTTCCCTCTGGTGGAAAAACTCCTGAGCTTGAACAGTCGCCTCGGCCGCGCGCGGGTCGAGGTGATTCTGGTTTCCCGTAACAGCGCCGACACCGGGCTGCGCGTGTTCAACTCGATTCATCATTACGGTCTGGCGATTTCTCGTGCGGCGTTCGTCGGCGGGCGCAGTCCGTATCCGTATCTGAAAGCGTTTGGCTGCGACCTCTTTCTCTCGACCCACGCCGAAGACGTGCGTGCGGCGCTGGACGCCGGGTTCGCCGCCGCGACGATTCTGTCCGGAGGCGCGAGCCGCGCGGCCAGTGATGAATTGCGTATCGCCTTTGACGGTGACGCGGTGATCTTTTCCGACGAGTCCGAGCGCGTTTATCAGTCCGGCGGCCTGGAAGCGTTTCAGGCCAAGGAACGCGAATCGGCACGCGAGCCATTGCGTGGTGGGCCGTTCAAGGGCTTTCTGGCAGCGCTCAATCTGTTGCAGCGCGAGTTTCCCGATGACGATTGCCCGATCCGCACGGCGCTGGTGACCGCGCGTTCGGCGCCGGCCCATGAGCGGGTGATCCGCACCTTGCGGGAATGGGATATTCGCCTCGATGAGTCGCTGTTTCTCGGTGGTCTGACCAAATCGGCGTTCCTCGAAGCCTTCGCCGCCGACGTGTTCTTCGATGACCAGACCGGCCATTGCGAACTGGCTCGCGAAGTGGTCGCCACCGGCCACGTGCCCCATGGCATCAGCAACGAACCGTCGATCTAG
- a CDS encoding universal stress protein, whose product MIRSMLYATDLGLYAPFVMQHALALARTFNADLYVVHAVEPMGLFAESVLQSYLDEQALNEFHSQGLKTVIANIEQRVLDSFREELGDDGEQDLQRIRAVRVLQGDPSQVILDQVHKLSVDLLIVGSHSHGVGAETPLGRTAARVLQLAKVPVYLVPLMERRRREDR is encoded by the coding sequence ATGATTCGCTCAATGCTGTATGCCACCGACCTCGGTCTGTACGCACCGTTCGTGATGCAGCATGCCCTGGCCTTGGCGCGCACCTTCAATGCCGATCTGTATGTAGTACACGCGGTGGAACCCATGGGCCTGTTTGCCGAGTCGGTGCTGCAAAGCTATCTCGACGAACAGGCATTGAACGAATTCCATAGTCAGGGTCTGAAAACAGTCATCGCCAATATCGAACAACGGGTGCTCGACAGCTTTCGTGAAGAACTGGGGGACGACGGCGAACAGGATCTGCAGCGCATTCGCGCGGTGCGCGTGCTGCAGGGTGATCCGTCGCAGGTGATTCTCGACCAGGTGCACAAGCTCTCGGTCGATCTGCTGATCGTCGGCAGTCACAGCCATGGCGTCGGCGCGGAAACGCCGTTGGGGCGCACGGCGGCGCGGGTCCTGCAGTTGGCCAAGGTGCCGGTCTATCTGGTGCCGCTGATGGAACGCCGGCGGCGTGAGGATCGCTGA
- a CDS encoding putative 2-dehydropantoate 2-reductase, protein MSETVSKPVVGIIGTGAIGGFYGVMLARAGFEVHFLLRSEFSAVAERGLQINSAVHGPLTLHPVNAYSAAEDMPPCDWLLVGTKTTSNAGLAPAIIQASKPDAKVLLLQNGLDVEDSLRPLLPDSLHLLGGLCLICVHREGPGQITHQALGAVNVGYHSGSAIDEVARMAIVEEGAGLFRAAGIDSQAMANLHQARWQKLVWNIPYNGLSVLLGAGTEALMADADSRVSIQALMAEVVQGARACGYEIPPGYAEYLFTMTEKMPDYWPSMYHDFAYKRPLELEAIYARPLAAAKAAGCELPRIEALYRHLGFIDRRNT, encoded by the coding sequence ATGAGCGAGACAGTCAGCAAACCGGTGGTGGGGATTATCGGCACCGGTGCAATCGGCGGGTTCTACGGGGTGATGCTGGCGCGTGCCGGGTTTGAGGTGCACTTTTTGTTGCGCAGCGAATTTTCCGCCGTGGCTGAGCGCGGTTTGCAGATCAACAGTGCGGTGCATGGGCCGTTGACGCTGCATCCGGTCAATGCCTATTCCGCTGCCGAAGACATGCCGCCCTGTGACTGGCTGCTGGTCGGCACCAAGACCACCAGCAACGCCGGTCTGGCCCCGGCGATCATTCAGGCCTCCAAACCTGACGCAAAAGTGCTGTTGCTGCAGAACGGTCTGGATGTCGAAGACAGCCTGCGGCCGCTGTTGCCGGATTCGCTGCATCTGCTCGGTGGTCTGTGCCTGATCTGCGTGCACCGCGAGGGGCCGGGGCAGATTACCCATCAGGCCCTTGGCGCGGTGAATGTCGGTTATCACAGCGGCTCGGCCATTGATGAAGTAGCGCGCATGGCGATCGTCGAGGAGGGCGCCGGACTGTTCCGTGCCGCCGGCATCGACTCGCAGGCGATGGCCAACCTGCATCAGGCGCGCTGGCAGAAACTGGTGTGGAATATTCCCTATAACGGACTTTCGGTATTGCTCGGCGCGGGAACCGAAGCGCTGATGGCTGATGCTGACAGCCGCGTGTCGATTCAGGCGTTGATGGCGGAAGTGGTGCAGGGCGCCCGGGCCTGTGGATACGAGATCCCGCCCGGTTACGCCGAATACCTGTTCACCATGACGGAAAAAATGCCCGATTACTGGCCGAGCATGTACCACGACTTTGCATACAAGCGTCCGCTGGAGCTGGAGGCGATCTACGCCCGGCCACTGGCGGCGGCGAAAGCGGCGGGGTGCGAGTTGCCGCGCATCGAGGCGTTGTATCGCCATTTGGGTTTTATCGACCGACGCAATACCTGA
- a CDS encoding L,D-transpeptidase family protein, producing the protein MLPRFPAVTRCLSLAALCVAGPVAALELPLPPPGEDIVGQVQVIKAKYEDTFADLGTTYDLGYSEMVAANPGIDAWLPGAGTEIVLPTRFILPPGPREGIVINLAEYRLYYYPKGRDVVYTFPLGIGREGWGSPIAHTSIIAKTPNPTWTPPASIKAEHAADGDPLPNVVPAGPDNPLGPFKFTLGTPGYLIHGSNKKFGIGMRTSHGCFRMFNNNVLEMAGMVPVGTSVRIINDPYKFGRSGGKVYLEAHTPLDDKGNPSVVDKHTAVINAMLKREDITSNLRMNWDVVRDVVAAEDGLPVEIAVPNTSAPMVSSAPIDLQQ; encoded by the coding sequence ATGTTGCCGCGCTTTCCTGCCGTCACCCGCTGCCTGTCACTTGCCGCCCTGTGTGTGGCCGGTCCCGTTGCTGCATTGGAGCTTCCCCTGCCACCACCCGGCGAGGACATCGTCGGCCAGGTGCAGGTGATCAAAGCCAAGTACGAAGACACCTTCGCCGACCTGGGCACCACCTACGATCTGGGCTATTCGGAAATGGTTGCGGCCAACCCGGGCATCGATGCCTGGCTGCCGGGCGCCGGTACCGAGATCGTCCTGCCGACGCGTTTCATCCTGCCGCCGGGCCCGCGTGAAGGCATCGTCATCAACCTTGCCGAATACCGTCTTTATTACTACCCGAAAGGCCGCGACGTGGTGTACACCTTCCCGCTGGGCATCGGCCGTGAAGGCTGGGGCTCGCCGATCGCGCACACTTCGATCATCGCCAAGACGCCGAACCCGACGTGGACGCCTCCGGCTTCGATCAAGGCCGAACACGCCGCTGACGGTGATCCGCTGCCGAATGTGGTGCCGGCCGGTCCTGATAACCCGCTGGGGCCGTTCAAGTTCACCCTCGGCACACCGGGCTACCTGATCCACGGTTCGAACAAGAAGTTCGGCATCGGCATGCGCACCAGCCACGGCTGCTTCCGCATGTTCAACAACAACGTGCTGGAAATGGCCGGCATGGTCCCGGTCGGCACCTCGGTGCGCATCATCAACGACCCGTACAAGTTCGGTCGCAGTGGCGGCAAGGTCTATCTGGAAGCGCACACGCCGCTCGACGACAAGGGCAACCCGTCGGTGGTCGACAAGCACACCGCGGTGATCAACGCGATGCTCAAGCGTGAAGACATCACCAGCAACCTGCGCATGAACTGGGATGTGGTGCGTGATGTGGTTGCGGCCGAAGACGGCCTGCCGGTTGAGATCGCCGTGCCGAATACCTCGGCGCCAATGGTCAGCAGTGCACCGATCGATCTGCAGCAATAA
- a CDS encoding GreA/GreB family elongation factor has translation MNKHSVHQLILDKLRIDLDIAERAAQTAYETATHEENIAENKYDTLGLEASYLAAGQAKRVEEIRQSLALCQNLTLRAYDENRGIEVGALLGLEDEKGREQWLFLAPDAAGLKVDVVGQPITVITPRSPLGKSLLGKFAGDEVEILVAGTRQQFAVTEVL, from the coding sequence ATGAACAAACACAGCGTCCACCAGTTGATTCTCGACAAGCTGCGCATCGACCTCGACATCGCCGAGCGCGCCGCGCAAACCGCTTACGAAACCGCGACCCACGAAGAAAATATCGCCGAAAACAAATACGACACGCTGGGGCTGGAGGCGTCGTATCTGGCGGCGGGTCAGGCGAAGCGGGTTGAGGAAATCCGTCAGTCACTGGCGCTGTGTCAGAACCTGACGTTGCGTGCCTACGATGAAAATCGCGGCATTGAAGTCGGCGCCCTGCTCGGTCTGGAGGACGAAAAGGGTCGCGAGCAATGGCTGTTTCTGGCGCCGGATGCGGCGGGGCTGAAAGTCGACGTGGTCGGTCAGCCGATCACCGTCATCACCCCACGCTCGCCGCTGGGCAAAAGTCTGCTGGGCAAGTTCGCGGGCGATGAGGTGGAGATTCTGGTGGCGGGCACCCGGCAACAATTTGCTGTCACCGAGGTGCTCTGA
- the cysB gene encoding HTH-type transcriptional regulator CysB gives MKLQQLRYIWEVAHHDLNVSATAQSLYTSQPGISKQIRLLEDELGVEVFARSGKHLTRVTPAGERIITTAGEILRKVESIKQIAQEFSNEKKGTLSIATTHTQARYALPPVISNFIKQYPDVALHMHQGSPMQIAEMAADGTVDFAIATEALELFGDLVMMPCYRWNRCVVVPHGHPLTKLPKLTLEALAEYPIVTYVFGFTGRSKLDEAFSHRGLTPKVVFTAADADVIKTYVRLGLGVGIVAKMAVDTKLDNDLVVLDASELFESSITKIGFRRGTFLRGFMCDFIEKFAPHLTREVMAKAIQCHNKQELEELFDGVELPVH, from the coding sequence ATGAAGCTTCAACAACTGCGCTACATCTGGGAAGTGGCGCACCACGACCTCAACGTTTCCGCTACCGCTCAAAGCCTGTACACCTCGCAACCGGGCATCAGTAAGCAGATCCGCCTGCTGGAAGACGAGCTGGGCGTCGAAGTCTTCGCCCGCAGCGGCAAGCACCTGACCCGCGTCACCCCGGCCGGCGAGCGCATCATCACCACCGCTGGCGAGATCCTGCGCAAAGTCGAAAGCATCAAGCAGATTGCCCAGGAATTCTCCAACGAGAAAAAGGGCACCCTGTCGATCGCCACCACCCACACCCAGGCACGTTACGCGCTGCCGCCGGTGATCAGCAATTTCATCAAGCAATACCCGGACGTGGCGCTGCACATGCATCAGGGCTCGCCGATGCAGATCGCCGAAATGGCCGCTGACGGCACCGTCGATTTCGCCATTGCCACTGAAGCGCTGGAGCTGTTCGGTGATCTGGTGATGATGCCGTGCTACCGCTGGAACCGCTGCGTGGTCGTACCCCACGGCCACCCGCTGACCAAGCTGCCGAAGCTGACCCTCGAAGCGCTGGCCGAATATCCGATTGTTACTTACGTGTTCGGTTTCACCGGCCGTTCCAAGCTCGACGAAGCCTTCAGCCATCGTGGCCTGACGCCGAAAGTGGTGTTCACCGCTGCTGACGCCGACGTGATCAAAACCTACGTGCGTCTGGGTCTGGGCGTAGGCATCGTGGCTAAGATGGCCGTCGATACCAAGCTCGATAACGACCTGGTGGTGCTGGATGCCAGCGAACTGTTCGAGTCGAGCATCACCAAGATCGGTTTCCGTCGTGGCACCTTCCTGCGTGGCTTCATGTGCGACTTCATCGAGAAATTCGCCCCGCACCTGACCCGCGAAGTCATGGCCAAGGCCATTCAGTGCCACAACAAGCAAGAGCTCGAAGAGCTGTTCGACGGCGTCGAACTGCCCGTTCACTAA
- a CDS encoding 3-deoxy-7-phosphoheptulonate synthase, translating to MADLPINDLNVASNETLITPDQLKRDIPLSDAALRTVTKGREVIRNILDGTDHRLFVVIGPCSIHDIKAAHEYADRLKVLAEEVSDTLYLVMRVYFEKPRTTVGWKGLINDPYLDDSFKIQDGLHIGRQLLLDLAEKGLPTATEALDPISPQYLQDLISWSAIGARTTESQTHREMASGLSSAVGFKNGTDGGLTVAINALQSVSSPHRFLGINQEGGVSIVTTKGNAYGHVVLRGGNGKPNYDSVSVALCEQALNKAKIKPNIMVDCSHANSNKDPALQPLVMENVANQILEGNQSIIGLMVESHLNWGCQAIPKDLADLQYGVSITDACIDWSATENTLRSMHAKLKDVLPKRQRT from the coding sequence ATGGCTGATTTACCGATCAACGACCTAAACGTCGCCTCTAACGAGACCCTGATCACTCCCGATCAGCTCAAGCGTGATATCCCCCTGAGCGACGCCGCCCTGCGCACCGTCACCAAGGGCCGCGAAGTCATTCGCAACATTCTCGATGGCACCGACCACCGTCTGTTCGTCGTGATCGGCCCGTGCTCGATTCACGACATCAAGGCTGCCCACGAATACGCCGATCGCCTCAAGGTGCTCGCCGAGGAAGTCTCCGACACCCTGTATCTGGTCATGCGCGTGTATTTCGAGAAGCCGCGCACCACCGTCGGCTGGAAAGGTCTGATCAACGATCCGTATCTGGACGACTCGTTCAAGATCCAGGACGGTCTGCACATCGGTCGTCAGTTGCTGCTCGACCTGGCCGAGAAAGGCCTGCCGACTGCCACCGAAGCCCTCGACCCGATCTCCCCGCAGTATCTGCAGGATCTGATCAGCTGGTCGGCCATCGGCGCGCGTACCACCGAATCGCAGACTCACCGCGAAATGGCTTCCGGCCTCTCCTCGGCGGTCGGCTTCAAGAACGGCACCGACGGCGGCCTGACCGTGGCGATCAACGCCTTGCAGTCGGTGTCCAGCCCGCACCGTTTCCTCGGCATCAACCAGGAAGGTGGCGTGTCGATCGTCACCACCAAAGGCAACGCCTACGGTCACGTGGTGCTGCGTGGCGGTAACGGCAAGCCGAACTATGATTCGGTCAGCGTGGCCCTGTGCGAGCAGGCGCTGAACAAAGCGAAGATCAAGCCGAACATCATGGTCGATTGCAGCCACGCCAACTCCAACAAGGACCCGGCCCTGCAACCGCTGGTGATGGAAAACGTCGCCAACCAGATCCTCGAGGGTAACCAGTCGATCATCGGCCTGATGGTCGAAAGCCACCTGAACTGGGGCTGCCAGGCGATTCCGAAAGACCTCGCCGACCTGCAATACGGCGTGTCGATCACCGATGCCTGCATCGATTGGTCCGCTACCGAAAACACCTTGCGCAGCATGCACGCCAAGCTCAAGGACGTATTGCCGAAGCGTCAGCGCACGTAA
- a CDS encoding thioredoxin family protein gives MSTDSLCRPSDIVSPSIVVESELTDFDADQRLLAMRGVSLVIFTSVGCASCRYAREVLPGLPLAIDRLCWIDAGNNGGLVERYQVFHLPALFVVCDGEFFGAVHTRLTVDELNQAVAQALGRIAEELP, from the coding sequence ATGAGCACAGACTCCCTGTGTCGGCCATCTGACATTGTTTCCCCCAGTATAGTGGTCGAATCCGAGCTGACCGACTTCGACGCCGACCAGCGGCTGCTGGCGATGCGCGGGGTTTCTCTGGTGATCTTCACCAGCGTCGGCTGTGCCAGTTGTCGTTATGCCCGCGAGGTGTTGCCGGGATTGCCGCTGGCGATCGATCGGCTGTGCTGGATCGACGCCGGCAACAATGGCGGCCTGGTCGAGCGTTATCAGGTGTTTCATTTGCCGGCGCTGTTTGTGGTGTGCGACGGCGAGTTCTTTGGCGCAGTGCACACTCGTCTGACGGTTGATGAGCTCAACCAGGCAGTGGCACAGGCGCTGGGTCGAATTGCAGAGGAGTTGCCATGA
- a CDS encoding PilZ domain-containing protein — MGRFIPHPDEVPVELTLLKPECISRQQLHTISLGGIACNYHRAWRHGTALQVRMPTLNADFCYPGYVAWCLRRKKGYLVGIAFTDEQTLFSARMGEQVCQIERYSRMQDSHDDLQDSQALALQWVEEHAEEFSHDNLRKAFAQPALD; from the coding sequence ATGGGACGTTTCATTCCTCATCCGGACGAAGTGCCGGTTGAATTGACGTTACTCAAGCCTGAATGCATTTCCAGACAACAGCTGCACACTATCAGCCTCGGCGGCATCGCTTGCAATTACCACCGCGCCTGGCGCCATGGCACTGCGCTGCAAGTACGCATGCCGACGCTGAATGCCGACTTCTGTTATCCGGGCTATGTGGCCTGGTGTCTGCGGCGTAAAAAAGGCTATCTGGTGGGCATTGCCTTCACTGACGAACAGACCCTGTTCAGCGCGCGAATGGGTGAGCAGGTGTGTCAGATCGAACGCTATTCGCGCATGCAGGACAGCCACGACGATCTGCAGGATAGTCAGGCGCTGGCCCTGCAATGGGTCGAGGAGCACGCCGAAGAGTTCTCCCACGACAACCTGCGCAAGGCTTTTGCGCAGCCAGCGCTGGACTAA
- a CDS encoding ABC transporter ATP-binding protein — protein sequence MGASILTAKNLSKVVPSAEGELTILHELSLELNKGDSLAIVGASGSGKSTLLGLLAGLDLPSSGEVTLAGQGLSNLDEDQRARIRAEHVGFVFQSFQLLDSLNALENVMLPLELDGRKDARERATQLLQRVGLGQRLTHSPRQLSGGEQQRVAIARAFAAEPDVLFADEPTGNLDSHTGERISDLLFELNKERGTTLVLVTHDERLAHRCRRLIRLEAGLLVAPLEP from the coding sequence ATGGGCGCAAGCATTCTCACCGCGAAGAACCTCAGCAAAGTGGTCCCTAGCGCGGAAGGTGAACTGACTATCCTGCACGAACTCAGCCTGGAACTGAACAAGGGCGACAGCCTGGCCATCGTCGGCGCGTCCGGTTCCGGCAAATCCACCCTCCTCGGCCTGCTCGCCGGTCTCGACCTGCCGAGCAGCGGCGAAGTCACCCTCGCCGGCCAGGGCCTGAGCAATCTCGACGAAGACCAGCGCGCACGAATCCGTGCCGAGCACGTCGGGTTTGTCTTCCAGTCATTTCAGTTGCTCGACAGCCTGAATGCGCTGGAGAACGTCATGCTCCCGCTTGAGCTCGACGGCCGCAAAGATGCCCGCGAGCGCGCCACGCAATTGCTTCAGCGCGTCGGCCTCGGGCAGCGCCTGACCCACTCGCCGCGCCAGCTCTCCGGCGGTGAACAGCAGCGCGTGGCCATCGCCCGCGCCTTCGCGGCCGAACCGGACGTGCTGTTCGCCGACGAGCCGACCGGCAACCTCGACAGCCACACCGGCGAGCGCATCAGCGACTTGCTGTTCGAATTGAACAAGGAACGCGGCACCACCCTGGTGCTGGTGACCCACGACGAACGCCTGGCCCATCGCTGCCGGCGCCTGATCCGTCTTGAAGCCGGGCTGCTGGTCGCCCCTCTGGAGCCTTGA
- a CDS encoding arylesterase yields MRVWFLSAGLALMCMAQNAAAGTVLIVGDSISAGFGLDTRLGWVSLLEQRLKQEGFDDKVVNASISGDTSAGGQARLPALLAEHKPELVILELGGNDGLRGMPPAQLQRNLSSMIDSSRQSGAKVLLLGMQLPPNYGKRYTDSFAEVYGKLAEEKNIPLVPFFLEGVGGHPELMQADGLHPAAGAQGKLLENVWPTLKPLL; encoded by the coding sequence ATGCGTGTATGGTTTTTGAGTGCTGGCCTGGCCTTGATGTGCATGGCCCAGAACGCAGCGGCGGGTACTGTCCTGATCGTTGGCGATAGTATCAGCGCCGGTTTCGGCCTGGATACCCGTCTGGGGTGGGTCTCGCTGCTTGAGCAGCGGCTCAAACAGGAGGGTTTCGACGATAAAGTGGTCAACGCCTCGATCAGTGGCGACACCAGTGCCGGAGGCCAGGCGCGGCTGCCGGCGCTGCTTGCAGAGCATAAGCCGGAGTTGGTGATCCTCGAGCTGGGTGGCAATGACGGCCTGCGCGGGATGCCGCCAGCGCAATTGCAACGAAATCTTTCCTCGATGATCGACAGCTCGCGGCAGAGCGGCGCGAAAGTGCTGCTGCTCGGCATGCAGTTGCCACCCAATTATGGCAAGCGCTACACCGATTCGTTCGCCGAGGTTTACGGCAAGCTCGCCGAAGAGAAAAACATCCCGTTGGTGCCGTTTTTTCTCGAAGGTGTCGGTGGTCATCCGGAGCTGATGCAGGCCGACGGTCTGCACCCGGCGGCCGGGGCTCAGGGCAAGTTGCTGGAAAATGTCTGGCCGACGCTAAAACCGCTGTTATGA